Below is a window of Edaphobacter dinghuensis DNA.
AGATCACGCAGGCGCTGCTCCCACTGTGCGGTGTCGACCTTGAGCGCAGGAGCGGGCGGCAGCAGGGCAACCTTCGGATCTTCGGTCGAAAAATCCGGCGACGCATCCTCTTCCTTCGCCCGAACCTCCTGGTCCGTCTTGACTTTGAGATAGCCGTCGAGCGCTTTGCCATAGCCGCGATTGGTCGCAAACCAGAGGCTGCGCGCGATGGCGTTGTTGTCGTCGGTCAGCGGCATGGGGATGGTTGTCAGCGCGCTGTTGCGATGGTCGCCGTGGGTGTTGTCTTCGGCGGGAGAACCGATGCGGACCTGCACGTCGGCAAACCTGCGACGGCTCTGGTTCGAATTGGTGATCGCGCCAAACTGGGCGGCGATGCTGACCTGTTCACCATCGGCGATCGAATAGCTGAGGAAGTAAGGCTTCGGCTGCTGCGCTGTCGGGCTTGCACTACCCAGCGAGTTCATGGCGCGGTGCAACTCCGACTCCATCGCATCTACGAGGATGCTGGAGGTCTGTCCTGCCTGCGGATGCGCTTCCGCCGCTCGAACCACTCGCCCCGGAAGGGCCACCCCTGCCAGCCCCAAAACCGCCAGCCCGACACCGGCAACTACAACTCTTTGTCTTGTCATTGGAAAGAAAACTCGATTCACGTACAAAAAATTCAACTGAAGCAGAGTGTAGCGGAAATATCTTCCCTTCGGCTTCGCCAATACAAAAGCCTGCCGCCATGCTGGCCGGAAGCCCCTCGACCGGGCCAAAAATAAACCAAATTTCGTACCTAACCGCGGCCCGGGGCTGTTGTCTAATCGGGCGGATGAACAAAGTCGACGCAGAAGCGATTCAGCAGATCCTGTCCGGAGATCGAGACGCCTACCGCGTCCTGATGGACCGTCACTTCTGCACCGTGCATCGCATCGCCTTCCGCATCACCGGCAACGAGGCCGACGCGGAAGAAGCCGCGCAGGAGGCGTTTCTCCGCGCCTACAACAAGCTTCCGGGCTTCCGTCAGGACGCCTCTTTTTCCACCTGGATTACGCGAATTGTTATGAATACCGCCTTCAATCTCGTCGAACGCCGCGGCCGCGATCTCTCACAGAACGGCCTTCGCATCGCCGATACTCCCTCGCCGGCTGAACAGACCGTGCAGTTGGCCGGAACGCAACCCGATCCGGAACGGCAGCTGCTCGACCATGAAGCTGCCTCGCTTCGCCAGCGGGCTCTGGCCGACCTTACCCACATGGAGCGGACCGCCTTTACGCTGCGCCACATGGAAGACCTTCCCATCGCCGAGATCGCCGCAGCGCTGAACGTGCCTGCGAATTCTGCCAAACAGGCCGTCTTTCGTGCCGTCGGCAAACTGCGGCGCTCCCTTGCCCCTATTGCAGGAGGCCAGTCATGACCCACTTCTCTGAAGAAGAACTGATTGCCTATCAGCTTCATGAAAGCCCTGACGAAGCTGCCATCCAGCGCCATGTCGAGCAATGTGCCCAGTGCGCTGCGCTATCGGAGTCCATTGCCGAGACCCTGCGCGTCTTCTCCTCCGACCCGGTTCCCACGCCAGACCTCGATCGTAACTGGCGGCGACTGCGCGGCAACCTCTCGGTTCTCTCCGCCGAGCCGCGACGCAGCTTCTTTCCACGCTTCGCGCTGTGGTCGGGAGCAGGTTTGGCGGCTGCAGCATTGCTTCTCGTGGTCTTCGTCGGCGTTCACGTTACCCGCGACCGCGACCACATCGCCGCGTTGCTGCCTGCCCTCAATCGTGTCAACCATACCAACACTGCGATTAACGGACATGGTCCACTTACCTCCGAGCCCACCGACCCTGGCGTGGCCAATCACCTTGATGCCGCCGAGCGCCTGCTGACGGAGGTCAACCACACCTCCGGCGCGCTCGATCCGGCAACGCGTGCGCAGGCGCATGACCTGCTACTCAGCAACGCCGTGTATGTGCGCACCGCGCGCGACCACGGCGACCTGGCGCAGGCAGCGGTGCTCGACGATCTGGGCCGCGTCCTGACCACGCTCGACAACGAACCCTCTTCGCCACATAGCACATTGCAGCTTCGCCTCGAGATGAATACCTCCGGCCTGCTGCTCGACATTCGCATCCTCCGCCAGAACCAGACCGCTCAATAAGGACCAGCCATGACCAACGCAATGACTACAACTACGACAAAACGAATCGGCAGCAAACTTCTCTCTCCGGCACTTCTGCTCGTCCTCGCGGCTGCGCAACCGCTGTACGGAATGATCTTCTCGCCGGAGCCTCTTCCCGCCGCAGCAGCTAACGATAACAGCCCTTACGCCGATGGAACCCGCGCCATGAATGAGCATCGCTGGCAGGATGCCATTCGCTCATTCGACAAGGTGATTGCGGCGAAAGAGAAGCGCTCGGATGCCGCCCTCTATTGGAAGGCGTACTCGCTCAATAAGCTGCAGCGCCACTCCGATGCGGCGGCGATCTGCAACACACTGCATGCGCAGTATGCCGACAGCCCCTGGAATAAGGACTGCGATGCGCTCTCCATCGACAATCCCAACATCAACATCGATCTCGGCGATATCAATCAAAGCCTGAACATTCACGTCCATCCCGATGTTCACATTGATCCCATCACCATCCCCAATATCAATGTCGATATTAAGAACAATCCTGATATCAAGATC
It encodes the following:
- a CDS encoding RNA polymerase sigma factor encodes the protein MNKVDAEAIQQILSGDRDAYRVLMDRHFCTVHRIAFRITGNEADAEEAAQEAFLRAYNKLPGFRQDASFSTWITRIVMNTAFNLVERRGRDLSQNGLRIADTPSPAEQTVQLAGTQPDPERQLLDHEAASLRQRALADLTHMERTAFTLRHMEDLPIAEIAAALNVPANSAKQAVFRAVGKLRRSLAPIAGGQS
- a CDS encoding HEAT repeat domain-containing protein, with translation MTNAMTTTTTKRIGSKLLSPALLLVLAAAQPLYGMIFSPEPLPAAAANDNSPYADGTRAMNEHRWQDAIRSFDKVIAAKEKRSDAALYWKAYSLNKLQRHSDAAAICNTLHAQYADSPWNKDCDALSIDNPNINIDLGDINQSLNIHVHPDVHIDPITIPNINVDIKNNPDIKILALNSMLNQDPAKAIPVLRDILNGNQPIGVKKHAIFVLAQSKSPEAQAILHDAVTGKMDPELQRQAIMMMAIFQGKRDNDTLAEIYRTTSDRQIKRSVISALFITQDAPHLVELARSEKDMELKRSIVSQLAIMHDKAATDYMMELLK